In Bacteroidota bacterium, a single window of DNA contains:
- a CDS encoding T9SS type A sorting domain-containing protein, which translates to FAANGPIIRSTDSGSNWTQLSLTANTSRLASSGPYLFAGTDSGVYVSLDSGNTWRQENDGLGKYYQVNSLCVFDTLLFVNTALGFPYYTAMRPIREMVDTTKSAVAAGPVPQDTLSIYPNPATGLVTIFAGTIPIERVSVLNLLGVGVLNSPNPHTSELTLDLSELPSGTYILQIMTAKGTILRKVIRE; encoded by the coding sequence TTTGCCGCCAACGGCCCGATCATCCGGTCCACGGACTCCGGCTCGAACTGGACACAGCTCAGTCTCACAGCTAACACGAGCAGGCTGGCATCCAGTGGGCCGTATCTCTTTGCTGGCACGGATTCCGGTGTGTATGTATCCCTTGACTCTGGCAATACCTGGCGCCAGGAGAACGATGGCCTCGGCAAGTATTATCAGGTCAATTCTCTGTGTGTCTTCGATACGCTACTCTTTGTCAATACGGCCCTGGGTTTTCCCTATTATACGGCCATGCGCCCGATCCGGGAGATGGTGGACACGACGAAGAGCGCGGTGGCGGCAGGGCCGGTGCCGCAGGATACGCTTTCGATTTATCCGAATCCAGCGACCGGGCTTGTTACGATTTTTGCTGGCACAATTCCGATTGAACGAGTGAGTGTGCTTAATCTGCTCGGAGTGGGAGTTCTCAACTCTCCGAATCCACACACATCCGAACTTACGCTTGATCTTTCCGAGTTGCCTTCGGGGACCTACATCCTCCAAATCATGACCGCGAAGGGGACCATACTGCGGAAGGTTATCCGAGAGTGA